From the Oceanobacillus kimchii X50 genome, the window TCATTTCTTTTTAATAATAAATCATCTGTTCTTCCTAACTGGAATGCTTCATTTTGTTCATTCCAAGAAACAACGGAAGACAATACATAAGAATAACTTTCATTATGAACTGCCTCTTGTTGGGCTATTACCGCCATAATAGACTGAACAGAAGGATCGGTTGCGTATAAAGAAATTAATAATGCTGTTCTTGTCTGTGGTGCATCCAATGTGGATAACAATCCAATTATTTTTAGGTATGCATCTTGTTCTTCTTTACTTAATGTGGAAAACTGCTTAACATCGCTAGACATATTTACTTCATCTGCTTGCCAATAGTTTCCTACTAATCGTTTGTACATTTTATACCAGTGTGGATAAGCAATATCATTCCAATTTAGGATTCCACTTGATTCTCCACCAAACAGCTTTGTGGATTTATTAGGATTTCTAGGCTCTAATGTTTTTGCTTTCTCAAGCATAACTTTTTGCATGATGTAACACTCCTTCTAGCCAATCATATACAGCTCGTTGCTGATATCCTCTTGGCGACTGCTCAATTTTTAGTACAGGATGAGAGCTTCCATAAAAAACAGATAACTTATCCACAGCTTTACAGAATAAATCGTCACCACCAAATTGCGTATCTCCCGTTCCGAAGATTACCATATTTGATGGTTTATACCCAATTTCC encodes:
- a CDS encoding flavodoxin — protein: MIIAYLTYSGNTEEVALMIRDYLQKDGIEVDLHRIGIDAPFHPETYDLVFLGTFTWEKGATPDEVKDFVWEIGYKPSNMVIFGTGDTQFGGDDLFCKAVDKLSVFYGSSHPVLKIEQSPRGYQQRAVYDWLEGVLHHAKSYA